The following are encoded together in the Nocardia sp. XZ_19_385 genome:
- a CDS encoding serine hydrolase domain-containing protein, whose translation MEGFVERGFEGVRDGFARAHEGDEGAAQLCVYRQGRVVVDLWAGQDPESGKSWDAESLTVLMSVSKGMTATCVHILVDRGLLDLDTPVREYWPEFAAAGKADVTVADVLSHRCGLSSFDAESGIGARELTDWTACVSALASMTPLWQPGTAFYYHSLTWGYLAGELIRRVSGKSVGEFLAAEIADPLGLSLWIGLPEAQEHRVVPQFNRRKMLSAADVEAMISSMGIDVGERLVRATLATVAARDEGMALLNTREGHAAELPSGNGIGNARSVARMFAATIGEIDGIRLLTPKAVDRARQPQTEGLIHPAPLDLMPRGNYFAHGYELTRPAQLVGPGAFGQVGTGGRIGVAHPESGIALGYVCTNMVGDDTGGPDPRWQPWSQALRASIV comes from the coding sequence GTGGAAGGGTTTGTCGAGCGCGGGTTCGAGGGGGTCCGGGACGGATTCGCGCGAGCGCACGAGGGGGATGAGGGCGCCGCGCAGCTGTGCGTGTATCGCCAGGGCCGTGTGGTGGTGGATCTGTGGGCGGGGCAGGACCCCGAGTCCGGAAAGTCTTGGGACGCTGAGTCGTTGACGGTGCTGATGTCGGTGTCGAAGGGTATGACCGCAACTTGCGTGCACATCCTGGTCGACCGGGGTCTGCTCGATCTCGACACCCCGGTCCGAGAGTATTGGCCGGAGTTCGCAGCAGCGGGCAAGGCCGATGTCACGGTCGCCGACGTGCTGTCGCATCGCTGCGGCCTGTCCAGTTTCGACGCCGAATCCGGTATCGGGGCACGGGAATTGACCGATTGGACGGCGTGCGTATCAGCGCTGGCGTCGATGACTCCGTTGTGGCAGCCGGGAACCGCGTTCTACTACCACTCCCTCACCTGGGGCTATCTCGCCGGCGAGCTGATCCGCCGAGTATCCGGAAAGAGCGTCGGCGAGTTCCTCGCTGCCGAGATCGCCGATCCACTGGGTCTGAGCCTGTGGATCGGCCTGCCAGAGGCCCAGGAACACCGCGTGGTTCCGCAGTTCAACCGCCGCAAGATGCTAAGCGCCGCAGACGTGGAGGCGATGATCAGCAGCATGGGAATCGACGTGGGGGAGCGCTTGGTTCGCGCGACATTGGCTACCGTCGCGGCCCGGGACGAGGGCATGGCGTTGTTGAACACACGAGAAGGCCACGCCGCGGAGCTCCCCTCCGGCAACGGGATCGGGAACGCCCGCTCGGTAGCGCGAATGTTCGCGGCGACCATCGGTGAGATCGACGGCATCCGGCTCCTCACCCCGAAAGCGGTCGACCGGGCACGGCAACCCCAAACCGAGGGCCTGATCCACCCAGCGCCCCTGGATCTGATGCCACGAGGCAACTACTTCGCCCACGGCTACGAGCTCACCCGCCCCGCCCAACTCGTCGGCCCCGGAGCTTTCGGACAGGTAGGCACCGGAGGACGAATCGGCGTGGCCCACCCCGAATCCGGCATAGCCCTCGGCTACGTGTGCACAAACATGGTCGGCGACGACACGGGCGGACCCGACCCACGCTGGCAGCCTTGGTCGCAGGCCCTGCGCGCATCGATCGTCTGA